In Gossypium arboreum isolate Shixiya-1 chromosome 5, ASM2569848v2, whole genome shotgun sequence, a single genomic region encodes these proteins:
- the LOC108452233 gene encoding laccase-12-like isoform X1 codes for METLKNFSIMFLSLFLLISSTLLSLTSGEVQRHQFVIQATPVKRLCNTHNRITVNGMFPGPTLEVRNGDSLEVKVVNKARYNVTIHWHGVRQMRTGWADGPEFVTQCPIRPGGSYTYRFTIQGQEGTLWWHAHSSWLRATVYGALIIRPRLGESYPFPKPNLETPIVLGQWWDANPIDVVREATRTGAAPNVSDAYTINAQPGDLYKCSSKDTTIIPIDAGETNLLRVINAALNQPLFFAVANHKLTVVGADATYIKPFTTSVLMLGAGQTTDVLIKADQRPVRYYMAARAYQSAQNVPFDNTTTTAILEYKSSKKGNAPKPIMPSLPAYNDTNTVTAFSRSFRSPRKVQVPTEINESLFFTIGLGLNNCPPNFRRSRCQGPNGTRLAASMNNVSFMLPRSISLLQAHQQGIPGVFTTDFPGTPPVKFDYTGNVSRTLFQPITGTKLYKLKFGSRVQVVLQGTSIIAPENHPIHLHGYDFYIIADGFGNFNPKRDTSKFNLVDPPLRNTVAVPANGWAVIRFVADNPGVWLMHCHLDVHITWGLAMAFLVENGFGELQSLPAPPSDLPLC; via the exons ATGGAGACTCTCAAGAATTTTTCCATCATGTTCCTCAGCCTTTTCCTTCTCATTTCTTCTACATTATTGTCCTTAACAAGTGGAGAAGTTCAACGACATCAATTTGTC ATCCAAGCAACACCAGTGAAGAGGCTGTGCAACACTCACAACAGGATCACTGTAAATGGCATGTTTCCTGGACCTACCTTGGAGGTCAGGAATGGTGACTCCCTTGAAGTTAAAGTTGTTAACAAAGCCAGATACAATGTCACCATTCACTG GCATGGTGTTCGGCAAATGAGAACCGGATGGGCAGATGGACCAGAATTCGTGACTCAGTGCCCAATTAGACCAGGTGGAAGTTACACCTACAGGTTCACTATTCAAGGACAAGAAGGAACATTGTGGTGGCATGCTCACAGCTCATGGCTTAGAGCCACTGTTTATGGAGCTCTCATCATCCGTCCCAGACTAGGCGAATCCTACCCTTTTCCTAAGCCAAACCTCGAAACACCAATTGTACTcg GTCAATGGTGGGATGCAAATCCCATTGATGTTGTGAGGGAAGCAACAAGGACAGGGGCAGCTCCAAATGTCTCTGATGCTTACACCATCAATGCTCAACCTGGTGATCTATACAAATGCTCCAGCAAAG acaCCACAATCATCCCCATAGACGCCGGTGAGACCAACCTCCTGAGAGTCATCAATGCAGCCCTGAACCAACCGCTTTTCTTTGCAGTGGCAAACCATAAGCTCACTGTTGTTGGTGCTGATGCCACTTACATCAAACCCTTCACCACTTCAGTACTCATGCTAGGTGCAGGCCAAACCACTGATGTACTGATCAAAGCAGACCAGCGACCGGTTAGATATTATATGGCAGCCCGAGCCTACCAAAGCGCTCAAAACGTACCCTTCGACAACACTACTACAACAGCCATTCTTGAATACAAGTCTTCCAAAAAGGGCAATGCACCCAAACCAATTATGCCTTCTCTGCCTGCCTACAATGATACCAACACCGTTACAGCCTTCAGCCGAAGCTTCAGAAGTCCCCGAAAGGTCCAAGTCCCAACTGAGATCAACGAAAGCCTATTCTTCACAATTGGTTTAGGACTCAACAACTGCCCACCAAATTTTCGTAGAAGTCGCTGCCAAGGACCAAACGGTACACGTTTGGCTGCTAGCATGAACAATGTCTCATTCATGCTCCCTCGGAGCATCTCATTGTTACAAGCTCACCAACAGGGAATTCCAGGGGTGTTCACCACAGATTTTCCAGGAACCCCACCAGTGAAATTCGATTATACCGGGAATGTGAGCCGAACTCTCTTCCAACCTATCACCGGAACTAAATTGTACAAATTGAAGTTCGGTTCAAGGGTACAGGTTGTGCTTCAAGGCACAAGCATTATCGCACCTGAGAACCACCCAATTCATCTTCACGGATACGATTTCTACATCATTGCAGACGGTTTTGGAAACTTCAATCCCAAAAGAGATACATCTAAGTTCAACCTTGTTGATCCACCTCTAAGGAATACGGTTGCAGTCCCTGCGAATGGATGGGCGGTCATTAGATTCGTTGCTGATAACCCAG GTGTGTGGCTAATGCATTGTCACTTGGATGTTCACATCACATGGGGTTTGGCTATGGCTTTCCTGGTTGAGAATGGATTTGGAGAATTACAGTCTCTCCCAGCACCACCGTCGGATTTGCCTTTATGTTAG
- the LOC108452233 gene encoding laccase-12-like isoform X2 — MDSMKSNLNFSIMFLSLFLLISSTLLSLTSGEVQRHQFVIQATPVKRLCNTHNRITVNGMFPGPTLEVRNGDSLEVKVVNKARYNVTIHWHGVRQMRTGWADGPEFVTQCPIRPGGSYTYRFTIQGQEGTLWWHAHSSWLRATVYGALIIRPRLGESYPFPKPNLETPIVLGQWWDANPIDVVREATRTGAAPNVSDAYTINAQPGDLYKCSSKDTTIIPIDAGETNLLRVINAALNQPLFFAVANHKLTVVGADATYIKPFTTSVLMLGAGQTTDVLIKADQRPVRYYMAARAYQSAQNVPFDNTTTTAILEYKSSKKGNAPKPIMPSLPAYNDTNTVTAFSRSFRSPRKVQVPTEINESLFFTIGLGLNNCPPNFRRSRCQGPNGTRLAASMNNVSFMLPRSISLLQAHQQGIPGVFTTDFPGTPPVKFDYTGNVSRTLFQPITGTKLYKLKFGSRVQVVLQGTSIIAPENHPIHLHGYDFYIIADGFGNFNPKRDTSKFNLVDPPLRNTVAVPANGWAVIRFVADNPGVWLMHCHLDVHITWGLAMAFLVENGFGELQSLPAPPSDLPLC; from the exons ATGGATTCTATGAAATCTAACTTA AATTTTTCCATCATGTTCCTCAGCCTTTTCCTTCTCATTTCTTCTACATTATTGTCCTTAACAAGTGGAGAAGTTCAACGACATCAATTTGTC ATCCAAGCAACACCAGTGAAGAGGCTGTGCAACACTCACAACAGGATCACTGTAAATGGCATGTTTCCTGGACCTACCTTGGAGGTCAGGAATGGTGACTCCCTTGAAGTTAAAGTTGTTAACAAAGCCAGATACAATGTCACCATTCACTG GCATGGTGTTCGGCAAATGAGAACCGGATGGGCAGATGGACCAGAATTCGTGACTCAGTGCCCAATTAGACCAGGTGGAAGTTACACCTACAGGTTCACTATTCAAGGACAAGAAGGAACATTGTGGTGGCATGCTCACAGCTCATGGCTTAGAGCCACTGTTTATGGAGCTCTCATCATCCGTCCCAGACTAGGCGAATCCTACCCTTTTCCTAAGCCAAACCTCGAAACACCAATTGTACTcg GTCAATGGTGGGATGCAAATCCCATTGATGTTGTGAGGGAAGCAACAAGGACAGGGGCAGCTCCAAATGTCTCTGATGCTTACACCATCAATGCTCAACCTGGTGATCTATACAAATGCTCCAGCAAAG acaCCACAATCATCCCCATAGACGCCGGTGAGACCAACCTCCTGAGAGTCATCAATGCAGCCCTGAACCAACCGCTTTTCTTTGCAGTGGCAAACCATAAGCTCACTGTTGTTGGTGCTGATGCCACTTACATCAAACCCTTCACCACTTCAGTACTCATGCTAGGTGCAGGCCAAACCACTGATGTACTGATCAAAGCAGACCAGCGACCGGTTAGATATTATATGGCAGCCCGAGCCTACCAAAGCGCTCAAAACGTACCCTTCGACAACACTACTACAACAGCCATTCTTGAATACAAGTCTTCCAAAAAGGGCAATGCACCCAAACCAATTATGCCTTCTCTGCCTGCCTACAATGATACCAACACCGTTACAGCCTTCAGCCGAAGCTTCAGAAGTCCCCGAAAGGTCCAAGTCCCAACTGAGATCAACGAAAGCCTATTCTTCACAATTGGTTTAGGACTCAACAACTGCCCACCAAATTTTCGTAGAAGTCGCTGCCAAGGACCAAACGGTACACGTTTGGCTGCTAGCATGAACAATGTCTCATTCATGCTCCCTCGGAGCATCTCATTGTTACAAGCTCACCAACAGGGAATTCCAGGGGTGTTCACCACAGATTTTCCAGGAACCCCACCAGTGAAATTCGATTATACCGGGAATGTGAGCCGAACTCTCTTCCAACCTATCACCGGAACTAAATTGTACAAATTGAAGTTCGGTTCAAGGGTACAGGTTGTGCTTCAAGGCACAAGCATTATCGCACCTGAGAACCACCCAATTCATCTTCACGGATACGATTTCTACATCATTGCAGACGGTTTTGGAAACTTCAATCCCAAAAGAGATACATCTAAGTTCAACCTTGTTGATCCACCTCTAAGGAATACGGTTGCAGTCCCTGCGAATGGATGGGCGGTCATTAGATTCGTTGCTGATAACCCAG GTGTGTGGCTAATGCATTGTCACTTGGATGTTCACATCACATGGGGTTTGGCTATGGCTTTCCTGGTTGAGAATGGATTTGGAGAATTACAGTCTCTCCCAGCACCACCGTCGGATTTGCCTTTATGTTAG